The sequence cgcagcaaaaggtggcgctacaaagtattaacttaagggggctgaataattttgcacgcccaatttttcagtttttgatttgttaaaaaagtttgaaatatccaataaatgtcgttccacttcatgattgtgtcccacttgttgttgattcttcacaaaaaaatacagttttatatctttatgtttgaagcttgaaatgtggcaaaaggtcgcaaagttcaagggggccgaatactttcgcaaggcactgtagatagtgtggtctacagcttatcgtaaggtactctacctcaggcgagcaataccttgagacttctttaatattatacattgcgcaccagctgttattgacaaaaagacacacatcCCCACCACTCATCTTACCAGACGTATCTTCTCTGTTCTGCCTTTGCATTGGAAATCCCTCTAGCTCTATATTGTCTGTGTCGttattcagccacgactcggtgaaacatatgatattacagttcttaatgtcccgttggtagggcAATCGTAATCGTAGGCCATCCATTTTATTTtacaatgattgcatgttagcaagTAGAATAGATGGAAATGGGAGTTTACTCACTCGCCTACTGATTCTCAAAAGGCAGCCTGATCTGCATCTTCTTTTCTTCTTATCTTTTCTTCACGTAAATgatgtggatctgggcctgttcccgggagagcagtctctctttctcgtctgactcgttaaagaaaaagcttcttccagttagtggtgagtaatcgctgttctgatgtccagaagttatttttggtcatatgAGACaatagcagcaacattatgcacaaaataagttaaaaataagttacaaacattgcaaaaaacgaacaaaatagcacaattgattACGGGTATGTAAAACAGCAGCCTTCCTCTTCATTGccacatttaaatggtattaataatcatttgcatatatttcctttaattcccatatattcccattaattcccatatattcccgttaattcccacggaaagtttctacctctgaatattccccagaATGTGCAACtctatgaggtagtcacctcgaATGCATTTCAATTCATTTGTGCCCCcgaatggcgcagcggtctaaggctctgcatctcagtgctagaggcgtcactacagacccttgttTGATCCCGGgccgtatcacaaccggctgtgatcgggagtcccatagggtgacgCACAGGTTATGGGagagtttggccagggtaggccatcattgtaaataagaatttattcttaacttgcctagttaaaaaaaggttgTTTTTTTTAAGGAAAAAAAGATGTGCCTTCTTTAAAGttgatttgtggaatttatttccatcttaatgcgtttgagccaatcggttgtgttgtgacaaggtgggagggtatacagccctatttggtaaaagaccaagtccatatggcaagaacagctcaaataagcaaagagaaaatgacagtccatcattactttaagacatgaaggtcagtcaatacggaacatttcaagaggtttgaaagtttcttcaagtgcagtcgcaaaaaccatcaagcactatgatgaaactggctctcgcgaggaccgccacaggaatggaagacccagagttacctctgctgcagaggataagttcattagagttgcctccgctgcagaggataagttcattagagttacctctgctgcagaggataagttcattagagttacctctgctgcagaggataagttcattagagttaccagcctcagaaattgcagagttccatatgtgttatttcatagttttgatgtcttcactattctacaatgtagaaaatagtaaaataaagaaaaccccttggatgagtaggtgttctaaagcttttgaccggtagtgtatattcaTATTTTCCTGTTGTCATAGTGTAAATATAGTTAACAGCCTGCTCGGTTTCCCCCAGGCAGACGCCGACGGCTCGTCTGACACCTACTGGCCGATGCACTCTGACACAGCAGCCCCGGGGTTGGACCTGGGCTGGCCCCTCCAGGCGCACAGCTTTATCGGCCCCACCGAGGTCACGACCCTGGTCAACCCCAGCGAGCCCGACATGCCAAGCATCAAGGAGCAGGCCAGACGACTCATCAAGAATGCACAGCACGTAAGTGGAGGGGCCGGGAGAAGGGATGTAcattcacacagactcacacacagcaCTTACagaggcacatacacacacacacacctgttcagGTCTAAGTGGTGTAAAGGGGAAGTGTACCGTATGTCAAATgacattgtattggtcacatgcgccaaaCACAACAGGTGTTGACATTGCTGTGAAAGGCGATGTAACGGATTTCCTcttcttcgtctgaagaggtgtatcaaggatcggaccaatacgcagcatggtaagtgtccatgttttaatagaaAAGACTGAACATGATACAAAATAACGAAGCGAAAtggaaacgaaacagtcccgtgtggcacaaacactgacacaggaaacactCACCCAcaaaagaatatggctgcctaaatatggttcccaatcagagacaatgataaacacctgcctctaattgagaaccaatctaggcaaccatagacctacataaacacctagatggaaacaaccccataaatcgacaaaaacccctagacagtacaaacaccctaTAATAGACAAAAACACATATATcactcatgtcacaccctgacctaaccaaaataataaagaaaacaaagaatactaaggtcagggcgtgacagtacctcccccacaaaggtgcggactccggccgcaaaaacctaatctaaaggggagggtctgggtgggcctCTTTCACGGCGGTGGCTCGggtgctggacgtggaccccactccaccatagtcttagtccacTTTTGTGGCCTCCTAGGAACGGCGAGCCTCGCCGCCAACCTAGGACTGGCAACCCTACtaaagggccccactggactgaggggcagctccggactgactgacggctctggcagctcctggctggctgacggctctggcagctcctggctggccaacggctctggcagctcctggctggccgacggctctggcagctcctggctggccgacggctctggcagctcctggctggccgACAGCTCTGTCAGCTCCTGATGGCTCAgaacagactggcggctctgactgctcaggacagactggcggctctgactgctcaggacagactggcggctctgacggctcaggacagactggcgactCTGACGgcacaggacagacgggagactctagcggctcaggacagaagggagactctagcggctcaggacagacgggagactctggcggcgctggagaggaggaaggctctagcagcgctggacaggcgggagcacttATAGGCAAAAGactgagagacagcctggtgcggggggctgacaccggagggctggtgcgtggaggtagCACTGGATAGACCcaaccgtgcaggcgcactggagctcttgagcaccgagcctgcccaaccttacctggttggaTGCTCCCCATAGCCCgaccagtgcggcgaggtggaataggccgcactgggctgtgctggtgaaccagggacaccatgcgtaagcctggtgccatgtacgccggcccgaGAAGactcactggagaccagatgcgtaaagccggcttcatggcatctggcttgatgcccactctagcccggccgatacgcggagctggaatgtaccgcactgggttatgcacccgcactggggaaactgtgcgctccaccgcataacacggtgcctgcctggtccctctctctctctccggtaagcacaggaagttggcgcaggtctcctacctggcttcgccacactccctgtgtgcccccccaatacatttttggggctgcctctcgggcttccagccgcgctgccctgctgcctcctcatacctgcgcctctctgccttcgctgcctccagctctgccttgggatGGCGATATTCACCCGGCTGTTCCCATGGTCCCTTgccgtctaatatctcctcccaagtccaggagtcttgtgttcgctgctgctgctgctgctgctgcacgtaaccatgccgcttggtccttggttggtgggtgattctgtaacggatTTCCTCTTCGTCggaagaggtgtagcaaggatcggaccaatacgcagtgtggtaagtgtccattttttAATAGAAAAGACTGAAcatgatacaaatacaaaataacaaagtgaaatggaaacgaaacagtcccgtgtggcacaaacactgacacaggaaacactcacccacaaaatacccaaagaatatggctgcctaaatatggttcccaatcagagaccacgataaacacctgcctctaattgagaaccaatctgggcaaccatagacctacataaacaCCGAGAtggaaacaaccccataaatctacaaaaaaccttagacagtacaaacaccctaTAATAGACAAtgtcacccatgtcacaccctgacttaaccaaaataataagaaaaacaaagaatactaaggtcagggcgtgacaggcgaGCCTATTCCAAACAATTCAGAGTTAAAAAGTATGAAAAATATTTTCTGAATAAAAAAAGAAATACTAACACAGTAAAAACAAAAATGatgctatatacaaggagtaccagtaccaagtcaatgtgcaggggtacgaggtagttgaggtaatacattatgtacatgtgggtaggggtaaaagtgacttaTAAGAATTGATAATTAACAGAGTAGCAGGAGCATATGTGAAGTGTGAAAATGtgtctgtgggagtgtgtgtgccatcagtgtgtgtgtgtgtgtgtgagcatgtgtgtgtgagtgttagagtgtgagtgtgtgtgtgaaggagacTAAGTGCAGAACAATTCAGATAAGACAAATAAATAATaaaggggtcaatgtaaatagtccaggtggccatttgattaactgttcatcagtcttatggcttgggggtagaagctgttcaggaaccttttggtcccagatttggcactctggtactgcttgcagtgtggtagcagagagaagagtcCATGACTTGGGTTGCTGGagtctggtatagaggtcatggatggcagggaGTTTGGCCACGGTGttatactgggccgtacacactccCCTctgtcggatgccgagcagttgcaatACAAAGTGGTGATGCAGCTAGTCAAGCTGCTCTCAatgaggatttgagggcccatgccaaatctttacagcctcctgagggggaagaggcattgtcgtgccctcctcACAACCGTGTTAGGGTGTATGGACCATgatgataggtccttagtgatgtcgacaccgaggaacttgaagctctcgacttgctccactacagccccgtcgatgttaatgtgGGCGTGCTCAGCCCTCTGTTTCCTTTAGTACGCGataagctcctttgtcttgcccacatacactaccgttcaaatgttttagaacacctactcattagCCGTAGGCTAGAAGTCTTGACTAGCAGGCTGCAGGTGAGTCACAGTGCTGCTGCTGAGTAAACTACAGCCAGCTTTTGATCCAGTGGGCAGGGCTATAACGTAACTGGTTACTATGGTTACCCATAGCTCTAGGTATGTGTGGAAGTTTACAAAACACATGCACACTCATCAGACAGCTAATCACCACACTATAGGCTACAAAACAACCCTTCCACTCACCCACACACCCAGATGCACACCCACATTTTaatagacgctcttatccagagcgacttacacctcCACCATCTCGCATCTTCTTTGGAGGACAAAGGTTTTTTGTTACATAAACATTTTACACACATtttgcatacagtaccagtcaaaagtttggacacacctactcattcaagggtttttcttaattttttactattttctacattgtataataatagtgaagacatcaaaactatgaaataacatatggaatcatgaagtaaccaagtattaaacaaatcaaaatatatttggtatttgatattcttcaaatagccaccatttgccttgatgacagctttgcacaatcttggcattttctcaactaggaatgcttttccaacagtcttgaatgagttcccacatatgctgagcacttgttggctgcttttccttcactctgcggtccgactcatcccaaaccatctcaatttggttgaggtcaggggattgtggaggccaggtaatctgatgcagcaatccatcactctccttggtaaaatagTACTTACACAGGCTGTgtgtgggtcattgtcctgttgaaaaacaaatgatagtcccactaagcccaaaccaggtgggatggcgtatcgctgcagaatgctgtggtagccatgctggttaagtgctccctgaattctaaataaatcatagacagtgtcatcagcaaaacacccccacaccataacacccccTCCTCTATACTTTACGGTGGGAATTACCCATACCGCGTCTCACAAAAACacggctgttggaaccaaaaatcgcagaTTTTGACTGCAGACCAAAGGAccaatttccaccggtctaatgtccattgctcgtgtttcttggcccaaacaagtctcttcttcttattggtgtcctttagtagtggtttctttgcagcaattcgaccatgaatgcctgattcacacagtctcctctgaacagtcaatgttgagatgtgtctgttaatttaactttatgaagcatttatttgggatgccatttctgaggctggtaactttaatgaacgtatcctctgcagcaaaggtgactctgggtcttccattccgcaggagagacagtttcatcatagcacttgatggtttttgcgactgcacttgaagaaacttaaaAAAcctcttgaaatgttccgtattgattgatcttcatatcttaaagtaatgatggactgttgtttgtctttgcttatttgagttgttcttgccataatatggactttattttaaccaaatagggctatcttctgtataccaactcTACTATATGTtagaacacaactgattggctcaaatgcaataagaaggaaataaattccacaaatcaaCTTTTAAGAAGTTatacatgttaattgaaatgcattccaggtgcctacctcatgaagctggttgagagaattccaagagtgtgcaaagctgtcaaggcaaagggtggctctttgaagaatatcaaatatatttggatttgtttaatacatttttggttactacatgattcaatatgtgttatgtcttcactattctacaatgtagaaaatagtaaaaataaagaaaaacccttgaaagagtaggtgttctaaaaatgTTGACTGGAAGTGTATGTTCCAGCAGTGAGGGGTGGAGTTCAACTGACAGTTACAAATTCCCAGACCCAGGCCTTCACCTCAGTCCACCCATCAACACACCGTTAACGCGATAGCATTCCCATCCTGTTGAATATCTATTATGTAATTTTTTACTCAGACAGGGATCCAGTGTTGCAGATAGAGTTATGTTCATGATTATTTGTCAGTTATGGACGCTGTTGTTTTAAACTCTGCCAGTCAGTCTGCCCCCGCTCTGCTTTGCCCTGCTTATCCACCACACCCTGTCTCTGAACATGAATGACTTGCACTCAGCTCAACCAAAAGAATACAATtacttttctgtgtgtgtgtgtgtctaaatgtCAACACAGGACAAACCTGTTAATCCGACTGGCCATGTctctgttactgtcctccccctctttctgtgtgtgtgtgtgtgtttcatgtcCAACTAAATGAAATAATCCTAAACCTGATGTGATATTTTCTAGTTTCTAATTGGTTAACGTgatatttccccctctctcattggGCGTTGCTAGGTCATCGCTGTGGTGATGGACATGTTTACAGACGTGGATCTGTTTTCTGACTTGCTGGATGCTGCGGCGCGTCAAGTCCCCGTATACATTCTATTGGACGAACAGAATGCCCATCACTTCGTCTCCATGGTGATCAACTGTAAGGTCAACTTGGACCTTGTCCACGTGAGTCTCTATGTTTTTGGCCTAGATTGAACTATTTTAAGCGGGGTGACTCTCCATGCCTTAACTCAGTTTTCCCCATAACTCAGGTTAATGCTGTTCCTGAAAGCCTACTGGGTGTGCAGGGGTTTGATCCATCCCAGCACTAGCACAAACAGCACAGGGCTAAAAAAATAACAGTAGTTATTAATAGTTTGAAAAACACATGGTTTAAGCCGACAGTCTAACAGATAGTATTCCAGTGTTTCTGTGTTGACTGGCAGCAGGCCACTGTCTCATAGCAGTAAGGTCATTTATTTACCTACATATTTACATGATGTATAACTGACTACACCTGAGCTTGGTTACATAAATCTCAACAGAGCAGACAAACTGGTTTGATTCACCCTTAGAACTCACTAAAGAATAACATCATTCATTAACCCCTTGTGACTCTGAATaactattttgtgtgtgtttgttgcagATGATGCGTGTGCGGACGGTGGCGGGAGTGACCTATTTCTGTCGGACAGGGAAGTCATTTAAAGGACAGGTGAAAAACCGCTTTCTATTGGCTGACTGCAGGGCCGTGCTCAGTGGAAACTACAGGtgaacatagaaatataacagaTTTCAACACTCAACTATAGTTGAGCATCGAAACACACCAGATAGAACAGATATCAGATACTCCTTTAGTCGCAGAAGTTAACGTGTCATATCCTGTTTCCTGTAGTTTCATGTGGTCCTATGAGAAGCTACATCGCTGCATCGCTCATCTCTTCCTGGGAGAACTGGTCACCACCTTTGACGAGGAGTTCCGCATCCTGTTCGCTCAATCACAGCCCCTCACTGTTGACCACGCCCTAGTGCCTTTCTCCtctgacagcagcagcagcagttactATGGTAACCAGTTTGGCTTGAAGCGGACCCAGTCCCTGCGAAACCCTCTGGGTTTCCAACGACACACCCCCGAACTTCCGGCCTACCCTTTCGGAGGAGGAGATTCCGAGCGTTCTGCGTTCCGAAGAGATGACATGTTCCGACATACCATAGACCCAGGAGGACTGAATCTTGGGAAGTTTGCAGTGTCACAGCAGTTCAGGATGCAGCAGAGCCGCTCCATGGTCTCCAGGTGGGATGGTGCACATATATTTATGTAAAACTAGATTATATGTAGAACCCTATAAttcactacactcttagaaaaaagggtttcaaaggggttctttggctgtaggagaacccttttcggttccaggtagaaccttttttggttacaggtagaaccctttttggttccatgtagcaatcactgtggaaagggttctacatggaacccaaaggggtttttcaaagggttctcctatggggacagccaaagaacccttttctaagagtgtatactTCGATTTCTGGGGAACTTCACCCATAAACAGTTAACTTattgtattacattttttatgtGTCCTCTGTTCCCATTTAAAGGGTTTTGTTTGTGTTTCCTGTGTTCCCAGGCAGATGGAGATAAGCGCCAGTGACTATAAGAGGCACAGCTACACAGAGGGAACCCAGGAGAGCTACTCCTCGTCCAGACAGTACATGAAGCACAGAGTTATGAACAACCTGAATGAGACCGAGCAGCACTACCACAGGTACTAGTTAGTTAGTTCATTTGTTAGTTAGTTTATGTTGTCTTTGTCAGCTTGACTTAATATTGTGATCAGGTCAGGCAAAACTCTTGGCCCAAGTTATAATCTTTTAAAAAATGATCTGTGATACGTAAAGCATGTTGGGTTTTTATGATCGTTATtctgatgatgaggatgatgattcTGCTGCTGATGATGATTTATGTTTGTATTCCAGGGAGCAGAGCCAGTCCAGCCACTACTACCAGGGTGGTGAGGGACCTGGGTTAGGACCTGGGTCGGGGCTAGAAGGACCTGGCTCAGGCCATGGACACTACGACaggctgaggaacagaccagCACTGGACCAGTACTCTGACTCAGGCTACCCCTATGAGGAACCTCCTGGTCCAGAGGGCTACGGCAGAGACTACTTCTCCTCTGAGGACCTGAAACATGACCCTGGACATCCACCAGCAGGGGGCAGGTAcatggtagagacagtccactggaCTGGAGAATAATCAGTAATGTCTGTTCATTGTTGACTGCTCCCACTAGGGTTCTTAAATTAAACTTTTAGTGATACGCACACAATGTTTCATTAAGGTTCATGTGTAAGTATCAACCACGACCCTCAAAATGTGTCTATACTAATGTAACACCTTCTCTTTTGTCTAGGTACGGAGGTGGCAGTGGCCACAAGAGGCCGACGGTGGGCCAGCCCTATGCCTGCCTGTCGTCCCCCACCCATCCGCACCCCCCAGAGAAGCAGGTGTTCCCCATCCCAGCGGACGCAGACCACGACCAGGACCCCAACGTCAGACAGGGCCTCCGCAGCTGGAGGATCAACTCCTACCTCAGCGCCTACGGGGAcacaggagaggaggggctgcTCCAACCTCTGGGCCCTGATGCTTTCCAAGACCCTGAGTCTGATGGGAAATCGTATGCCCATGAGGCAAGAGAGCCTCCGAATGTCCCTTCCAAGCCTAGACCGGATATCCGACCGCTGCACTACAGCAAGCCCTTCATGCCTGAGAGCATGGGGAAGGACAGGGCTGACCGATGGACcacagagtgggagaaagagagagagaaagagcgggcGGTGGGGGGGAGGGAAGTGGGGGCAGACGTGGAGATGCCGTCGTCGAGGGAGGCTCCGGGGGAGGTCTCGATCTCCACACACGAGACGGTCCGGATGCGGGTCAACCCGATGCTCCAGAGGAGTTCCCGGCTGCGCTCCTCCCTCATCTTTTCCTCCTCCAAGACGGAGACCCACATGGGAGGCCTGGGCATGAAGGTCTTTATTacctttcatatcatctgaggtTTTTTAAACATTGAATTGCAACCTTGCTTTGAAATGTGCCATACGAATAaagtttaatttgatttgatgcagGTGGCCAACGAGGAGGACGAGAATTCCGACTCGCTCCGCACCACTTCCATCGTCCAACAGATCCTGGAGAAGCGACGCTCCTTGACCCGGGAACCCTTTGAGTGGaggaagaaggcagaggagaacgagagagaggagaaagaagagaaggagaaagagaaagaaaagaaagaggcTTGGTTGAAAGAGCAGGCTGAGCCAAAGAAAGAGCCCCCCAAAGTAACCTCAGCCAGCAGAGAGGTGTCTAAGAACTCCCTGGCCGAGGTGGACACCACGAAAGACACCCCAGCATCTGCAGATCCCCCCAAACCCCAGTCATTTAACATGAACAACCCTTCCAATAGACTGCAGTACTTCATGGAGCTGGCTGCTAAGAGGAACGCATCTAAAGAGGCTGTGATAAAAGAACCTCCTCAGAAGAAACCAGACCTTCCAGACACTCCTTCTTCCAGCACGACCGCCATCACCTCGGTCCCCAAAGTCCCCTCATTTCTCGTGACTGCTCCAGAGCCTGCCCCAAAGAAACCACAAGTCGCAGCCACACCAGAGCTAAAATGTAAACCTCAAACCTCAAGTTTCAAAATCTCAGAGCCTGCCGCTTCTACCACAGCACAGAGAAAAGACAGCAGCTCGGAGTCACAGAGGAAAGAGCTCGGTAAGATTCTAAAGCCATTCCCTTCTCCGAAGATCTTCAAGAGGGACACTCTGAAGCCGTTCAAGAGCTCCAACCCACGCCACGTCTCCTGTGATGAGGAAATGCTAACAACGGACGCCACAGACGCGGAGAAAAGCGAGCTGAAGAAGTCTCGCTCCAAAAGCTCGTCCAGTATGTCACAGACCGAGTCTAAGGAGGGGCTCCACAAGAACCTGGGCTCCAACACCTCCCTCAACACcctgggaggggagggaaaggccgACACTAAGCCCCTAGACTTCCTCAAGAAGCAGACCCAAAGACTCAAAGGTATGTtttactgtctgtgtgtctgtcacggATTGTTACGTCCATGTTTACTGGgttttaattttaaaaatgtaattgctGTGCTCATGATGTATACAGCAAATTCCCTTCAGAGCAATAAAggttttaattaattaatttgttcAATTATTAATTAaaacattcattcattcaaagGTTTACTGGGACCCAAGGACAAGAAGAGCTCCGGTGGTGCGACATCGGCATCCAACGGAGACGAAAAGACCATGAGAACTGTGCCGGAAAGCTCAGAGGAGCCTGTGATCGCCGCTAAAAACCTGAGCTCCTCCGCCGACGCTAAAGCCACAGACTATGCCACCTCCGCAGCCAATCACAAAGCTGCGTCCAAAACAACAGGTCTGTCTCGGTACCAGAGCTCCAGTGGCTCAGTTCTGTTCAGTAGCAACCTGAGAGACGACACCAAGGTCATCCTGGAACAGATCTCTGCCAACAGCCAGAAGAACCGTCTggagcgaggaggaggagaggaggctggagGGGAGAAGGACGTAGACGTagcaggggagaaaggagggctggagagggagCCAACGCTTAAAAAGAACCGCTTCCAGAGGCCCCAGACCAACCCTCAGGAGAGAGATAGCCTCCTGAAGAGGATCGAGAGCATGAGGAAGGACAAGAAGGTCTACAGCCGCTTTGAGGTACTCTACCGTAGCAGACAGGAGGTttgcagggaggaggagggctacaggagagtggaaagagaggaggagttagagggagaggaggaggataggggaAGTGTAGAGAGGAGTAAATACACACCTTTACTGGTTATGTCCAGGAGGTAAAATAATAtattaacaatatatatattgttaataATATATTAACAAATATATTAACAATAATAAATTACATTTAGCAGACCCTTGACTAAATAGAAGAGACATTTACATGTTATGAATTATAGCCCTTAAtgtgaaatatatatttgatgctgctatttattttatttattttgtttcctGATACTTTGATAAGGATTTGCAACAAAAAATGTTTAGGATATTTGTACATAGTGCACAGACTCAGAAAGTTTTAATTTTGTGGAAATGATGTCATAGGGACATTAGTTTGGCTCTTAATTAAGTTACCACTGAAGTTACCATTAAAACCATGTGAACAATGAAGCACATTAGTACCTAAAGAGATCTTTCACACTGAAAGCTGATAccaaggggggaggagggggtga comes from Oncorhynchus gorbuscha isolate QuinsamMale2020 ecotype Even-year linkage group LG24, OgorEven_v1.0, whole genome shotgun sequence and encodes:
- the LOC124012366 gene encoding protein FAM83H-like; amino-acid sequence: MAHRSQSSDIGDNPLDPNFLPPHYREEYRLAIDALVETDLQGYYEFIQKADVVSFLCQPEIEHIKTTIQTPNQAPTSNVPELPYHEADADGSSDTYWPMHSDTAAPGLDLGWPLQAHSFIGPTEVTTLVNPSEPDMPSIKEQARRLIKNAQHVIAVVMDMFTDVDLFSDLLDAAARQVPVYILLDEQNAHHFVSMVINCKVNLDLVHMMRVRTVAGVTYFCRTGKSFKGQVKNRFLLADCRAVLSGNYSFMWSYEKLHRCIAHLFLGELVTTFDEEFRILFAQSQPLTVDHALVPFSSDSSSSSYYGNQFGLKRTQSLRNPLGFQRHTPELPAYPFGGGDSERSAFRRDDMFRHTIDPGGLNLGKFAVSQQFRMQQSRSMVSRQMEISASDYKRHSYTEGTQESYSSSRQYMKHRVMNNLNETEQHYHREQSQSSHYYQGGEGPGLGPGSGLEGPGSGHGHYDRLRNRPALDQYSDSGYPYEEPPGPEGYGRDYFSSEDLKHDPGHPPAGGRYGGGSGHKRPTVGQPYACLSSPTHPHPPEKQVFPIPADADHDQDPNVRQGLRSWRINSYLSAYGDTGEEGLLQPLGPDAFQDPESDGKSYAHEAREPPNVPSKPRPDIRPLHYSKPFMPESMGKDRADRWTTEWEKEREKERAVGGREVGADVEMPSSREAPGEVSISTHETVRMRVNPMLQRSSRLRSSLIFSSSKTETHMGGLGMKVANEEDENSDSLRTTSIVQQILEKRRSLTREPFEWRKKAEENEREEKEEKEKEKEKKEAWLKEQAEPKKEPPKVTSASREVSKNSLAEVDTTKDTPASADPPKPQSFNMNNPSNRLQYFMELAAKRNASKEAVIKEPPQKKPDLPDTPSSSTTAITSVPKVPSFLVTAPEPAPKKPQVAATPELKCKPQTSSFKISEPAASTTAQRKDSSSESQRKELGKILKPFPSPKIFKRDTLKPFKSSNPRHVSCDEEMLTTDATDAEKSELKKSRSKSSSSMSQTESKEGLHKNLGSNTSLNTLGGEGKADTKPLDFLKKQTQRLKGLLGPKDKKSSGGATSASNGDEKTMRTVPESSEEPVIAAKNLSSSADAKATDYATSAANHKAASKTTGLSRYQSSSGSVLFSSNLRDDTKVILEQISANSQKNRLERGGGEEAGGEKDVDVAGEKGGLEREPTLKKNRFQRPQTNPQERDSLLKRIESMRKDKKVYSRFEMGNNLG